In Procambarus clarkii isolate CNS0578487 chromosome 74, FALCON_Pclarkii_2.0, whole genome shotgun sequence, one DNA window encodes the following:
- the LOC138356821 gene encoding mucin-22-like — MLTLLARHFYTPYYKAKRGDGATAITTPGDGATAITTPGDGATAITTPGDGATAITTPGDGATAITTPGDGATAITTPGDGATAITTPGDGATAITTLVTEPQPSLPLVTEPQPSLPLVTEPQPSLPLVTEPQPSLPLVTEPQPSLPLVTEPQPSLPLVTEPQPSLPLVTEPQPSLPLVTEPQPSLPLVTEPQPSLPLVTEPQPSLPLVMEPQPSLPLVMEPQPSLPLVMEPQPSLPLVTEPQPSLPLVTEPQPSLPLVTEPQPSLPLVTEPQPSLPLVTEPQPSLPLVTEPQPSLPLVTEPQPSLPLVTEPQSITTPGDGATAITTPGDGATAITTPGDGATAITTPGDGATAITTPGDGATAITTPGDGATAITTPGDGATAITTPGDGATAITTPGDGATAITTPGDGATAITTPGDGATAITTPGDGATAITTPGDGATAITTPGDGATAITTPGDGATAITTPSDGATAITTPGDGATAITTPGDGATATTTPGDGATAITTLVMEPQPSPPW; from the exons ATGTTGACACTTCTTGCTCGACACTTCTACACTCCCTACTACAAAGCAAAG CGGGGTGATGGAGCCACAGCCATCACTACCCCTGGTGATGGAGCCACAGCCATCACTACCCCTGGTGATGGAGCCACAGCCATCACTACCCCTGGTGATGGAGCCACAGCCATCACTACCCCTGGTGATGGAGCCACAGCCATCACTACCCCTGGTGACGGAGCCACAGCCATCACTACCCCTGGTGACGGAGCCACAGCCATCACTACCCCTGGTGATGgagccacagccatcaccaccctggTGACGGAGCCACAGCCATCACTACCCCTGGTGACGGAGCCACAGCCATCACTACCCCTGGTGACGGAGCCACAGCCATCACTACCCCTGGTGACGGAGCCACAGCCATCACTACCCCTGGTGACGGAGCCACAGCCATCACTACCCCTGGTGACGGAGCCACAGCCATCACTACCCCTGGTGACGGAGCCACAGCCATCACTACCCCTGGTGACGGAGCCACAGCCATCACTACCCCTGGTGACGGAGCCACAGCCATCACTACCCCTGGTGACGGAGCCACAGCCATCACTACCCCTGGTGACGGAGCCACAGCCATCACTACCCCTGGTGATGGAGCCACAGCCATCACTACCCCTGGTGATGGAGCCACAGCCATCACTACCCCTGGTGATGGAGCCACAGCCATCACTACCCCTGGTGACGGAGCCACAGCCATCACTACCCCTGGTGACGGAGCCACAGCCATCACTACCCCTGGTGACGGAGCCACAGCCATCACTACCCCTGGTGACGGAGCCACAGCCATCACTACCCCTGGTGACGGAGCCACAGCCATCACTACCCCTGGTGACGGAGCCACAGCCATCACTACCCCTGGTGACGGAGCCACAGCCATCACTACCCCTGGTGACGGAGCCACAGTCCATCACTACCCCTGGTGACGGAGCCACAGCCATCACTACCCCTGGTGACGGAGCCACAGCCATCACTACCCCTGGTGACGGAGCCACAGCCATCACTACCCCTGGTGACGGAGCCACAGCCATCACTACCCCTGGTGACGGAGCCACAGCCATCACTACCCCTGGTGACGGAGCCACAGCCATCACTACCCCTGGTGACGGAGCCACAGCCATCACTACCCCTGGTGACGGAGCCACAGCCATCACTACCCCTGGTGACGGAGCCACAGCCATCACTACCCCTGGTGACGGAGCCACAGCCATCACTACCCCTGGTGACGGAGCCACAGCCATCACTACCCCTGGTGACGGAGCCACAGCCATCACTACCCCTGGTGACGGAGCCACAGCCATCACTACCCCTGGTGACGGAGCCACAGccatcactacccctggcgacGGAGCCACAGCCATCACTACCCCTAGCGATGGAGCCACAGccatcactacccctggcgatggagccacagccatcactacccctggcgatggagccacagccaccactacccCTGGTGATGgagccacagccatcaccaccctggTGATGgagccacagccatcaccaccctggTGA
- the LOC138356822 gene encoding uncharacterized protein: protein MAGVTASIPHWLSVICKHWHVRAHSLVKVVYISCDPGSQPASPGSQPASPGSRPASPGSRPASPGSRPASPGSQPASPGSQPASPGSQPASPGSQPASPGSQPASPGSQPASPGSQPASPGSQPASPGSQPASPGSQPASPGSQPASPGSQPASPGSQPASPGSQPASPGSQPASPGSQPASPGSQPASPGSQPASPGSQPASPGSQPASPGSQPASPGSQPASPGSQPASPGSQPASPGSQPASPGSQPASPGSQPASPGSQPASPGSQPASPGSQPASLGSQPASPGSQPASPGSQPASPGSQPAGKAGWER from the exons ATGGCGGGAGTTACAGCCAG CATTCCTCATTGGCTgagtgtcatctgcaaacattggcaTGTACGAGCTCATTCCCTcgtgaaggtcgtttacataagtTGTGATCCCGGCTCCCAGCCTGCTTCTCCCGGCTCCCAGCCTGCTTCCCCCGGCTCCCGGCCTGCTTCCCCCGGCTCCCGGCCTGCTTCCCCCGGCTCCCGGCCTGCTTCCCCCGGCTCCCAGCCTGCTTCCCCCGGCTCCCAGCCTGCTTCCCCCGGCTCCCAGCCTGCTTCCCCCGGCTCCCAGCCTGCTTCCCCCGGCTCCCAGCCTGCTTCCCCCGGCTCCCAGCCTGCTTCCCCCGGCTCCCAGCCTGCTTCCCCCGGCTCCCAGCCTGCTTCCCCCGGCTCCCAGCCTGCTTCCCCCGGCTCCCAGCCTGCTTCCCCCGGCTCCCAGCCTGCTTCCCCCGGCTCCCAGCCTGCTTCCCCCGGCTCCCAGCCTGCTTCCCCCGGCTCCCAGCCTGCTTCCCCCGGCTCCCAGCCTGCTTCCCCCGGCTCCCAGCCTGCTTCCCCCGGCTCCCAGCCTGCTTCCCCCGGCTCCCAGCCTGCTTCCCCCGGCTCCCAGCCTGCTTCCCCCGGCTCCCAGCCTGCTTCCCCCGGCTCCCAGCCTGCTTCCCCCGGCTCCCAGCCTGCTTCCCCCGGCTCCCAGCCTGCTTCCCCCGGCTCCCAGCCTGCTTCCCCCGGCTCCCAGCCTGCTTCTCCCGGCTCCCAGCCTGCTTCCCCCGGCTCCCAGCCTGCTTCTCCCGGCTCCCAGCCTGCTTCTCCCGGCTCCCAGCCTGCTTCTCCCGGCTCCCAGCCTGCTTCCCTCGGCTCCCAGCCTGCTTCCCCCGGCTCCCAGCCTGCTTCCCCCGGCTCCCAGCCTGCTTCCCCCGGCTCCCAGCCTGCTGGAAAAGCAGGCTGGGAGAGGTAG